The following coding sequences lie in one uncultured Flavobacterium sp. genomic window:
- a CDS encoding TolC family protein, giving the protein MKRIILIFLCTIGLSANAQVKTLTLKDALTYALQNKADAKKAKLEVENSEYKIQEIRSKALPQISANGNLTHNPIIQTTVIDGAGFGQPGTTIQAAFGQKWTSGAGVSLTQTIFDQSVFTGLRAAKSTREFYQINDQLTEENVIERVANNYYSVYVQRERLTLLDSNYVNTSKVRDIVKGQFDNGLAKKIDLDRIIVKMSNIDTERQQIKNQITLQENALKFYMGMPIETQIEIPKEEFEVVPAALTEVPNVENRTEYLLLKKQEELLVFNKKAVEAGYYPTLSLTAGYNYIGQGPEMPLFAKPKDGVYWSDYSAIGLNLHVPIFTGFGTRAKVRQADVQIRSLQEDIKDTKLSLDLDYRNAIAEIDNNLVTIENQKENMRLASEILSNTKNNYLQGLASLTDLLDSENASLEAQNNYTRAVLNYKIAEVALIKSKGELKTLIK; this is encoded by the coding sequence CAAAATTAGAGGTTGAAAATAGTGAGTATAAAATTCAGGAAATACGTTCAAAAGCGTTACCGCAAATTTCTGCAAACGGAAATTTAACTCACAATCCTATAATACAAACGACAGTTATTGACGGAGCTGGTTTTGGTCAGCCGGGAACTACAATACAAGCTGCATTTGGTCAAAAATGGACTTCAGGAGCCGGGGTTTCATTAACTCAGACGATATTTGATCAATCTGTTTTTACAGGATTGAGAGCTGCAAAATCTACTCGTGAATTTTATCAGATAAATGATCAATTAACAGAAGAGAATGTAATTGAAAGAGTAGCTAATAACTACTATTCAGTTTATGTACAACGCGAAAGATTAACATTATTAGATAGTAACTATGTTAATACATCTAAAGTTCGTGATATCGTAAAAGGACAATTTGATAATGGTTTGGCAAAAAAAATTGACTTAGACCGAATCATCGTAAAAATGTCAAACATTGATACAGAGCGTCAACAAATTAAAAATCAAATTACATTACAGGAAAATGCTTTAAAGTTTTATATGGGTATGCCTATTGAAACTCAAATTGAGATTCCAAAAGAAGAATTTGAAGTTGTCCCTGCTGCATTAACAGAAGTTCCAAATGTTGAAAACAGAACAGAATATTTGCTTTTGAAAAAACAAGAAGAGCTTTTAGTTTTTAATAAGAAAGCTGTTGAAGCGGGATATTATCCAACACTTTCTTTAACTGCTGGTTACAACTATATAGGTCAGGGACCGGAAATGCCTCTTTTTGCAAAACCTAAAGATGGTGTGTATTGGTCAGATTACTCTGCAATTGGATTAAACTTACATGTACCAATTTTTACAGGCTTTGGAACTCGTGCCAAAGTAAGACAAGCAGATGTACAAATCAGATCGCTTCAGGAGGATATCAAAGACACAAAACTTTCACTTGATTTAGATTACAGAAATGCAATAGCTGAAATCGATAATAACCTTGTAACGATCGAAAATCAAAAAGAAAACATGCGTTTAGCAAGTGAGATTTTGAGTAATACAAAAAACAATTACCTTCAGGGATTAGCATCATTAACAGATTTATTAGATTCTGAGAATGCATCACTTGAAGCTCAGAACAATTATACCAGAGCAGTCTTGAATTACAAAATTGCCGAAGTAGCATTAATCAAATCAAAAGGCGAACTAAAAACTCTTATTAAATAA